Proteins co-encoded in one Acidobacteriota bacterium genomic window:
- the secA gene encoding preprotein translocase subunit SecA: MIGNLLAKVFGTKHDREMKLLVPRVAQMNALASAMEQLSDEQLRGKTAEFRARLAKGENGKGETLDDLLYEAFAVAREAGRRFLNMRHFDVQLIGGMVLHEGKIAEMKTGEGKTLVATLPAYLNALDGKGVHVVTVNDYLARRDSEWMGRLYKALGLTVGVIVHDLSDQQRREAYACDITYGTNNEFGFDYLRDNMKFNLNDCVQRRHNFAIVDEVDSILIDEARTPLIISGLSDVTQPVFYNELKPLVERLVNKQIALVSGWLEEAKKLFEGDEDDQELAAQKIVQIKRGVPKFKPMMELLENNETKQIVGRLEKRVGGDFERELLEPLYFTVNEKNHIVDLHNSGRAVLAAALNDDLSRSEMAFQAQQIEQRSNLSDEQKARMLREMQETFDTFQILDIDDQIKKIEARTDIDDAEKADLVQRVPKLAEQRWIKNESIRQLLKAYVLYEKDDEYVVLDNAVVIVDEFTGRLMPGRRWSDGLHEAVEAKEGAKIERQTQTLATITFQNYFRMYNKLSGMTGTAETEAAEFEKIYNLEVVVIPTNRELRRVENPDMVYRTEREKYNAVVEEIRELQEKGQPVLVGTTSVEKSERLSEMLKKEGIRHSVLNAKQHAREAEIVAQAGRKGAATISTNMAGRGTDILLGGNAEFMARDWLRKQNIPPETATPEQMQEAVARFTPEVKQEHDDVVAMGGLHIIGTERHESRRVDNQLRGRAGRQGDPGSSRFYLSLEDNLMRIFASENISNIMKRLGMDEGVPIESGLISRRIEAAQKAVEGQNFEARKHLLEYDDVMNKQREAIYGQRAQLLDKEDHREYVMDLTEDVLSDLVDDHCPKDAHLDQWNMDGLRNVIFGQFGLDLKHEPADMDHGVEALKDSIYAKLVKKYEEKEAALTPQVMRHAERVILLQVVDAQWKTHLLAMDDLKDGIGLRGYGQKDPLVEYKKESFKMFTELRARIDEEGLRFLYLLQPVEEEQQVKDIERKQQRSQADLILQGAEDGAAEPPSKTVQRSGDKVGRNDPCPCGSGKKYKKCHGAAA, from the coding sequence ATGATTGGCAATCTTCTGGCCAAAGTTTTTGGCACCAAGCACGACCGCGAGATGAAGCTGCTGGTTCCGCGCGTCGCACAGATGAATGCGCTGGCGTCCGCGATGGAGCAGCTCTCTGATGAGCAACTGCGCGGCAAGACGGCGGAGTTTCGCGCGCGTCTGGCCAAGGGTGAAAACGGCAAAGGCGAGACGCTTGATGACCTGCTCTACGAGGCCTTCGCGGTGGCGCGCGAGGCCGGGCGTCGCTTCCTGAACATGCGCCACTTCGACGTGCAGTTGATCGGCGGCATGGTGCTGCACGAGGGCAAGATCGCGGAGATGAAGACGGGCGAAGGCAAGACGCTGGTGGCCACGCTGCCGGCGTATCTGAACGCGCTGGACGGCAAGGGCGTTCACGTGGTAACGGTGAATGACTATCTGGCGCGGCGCGACTCGGAGTGGATGGGGCGTCTCTACAAGGCGCTGGGCCTGACCGTCGGCGTGATCGTGCATGACCTCTCCGACCAGCAGCGCCGCGAGGCCTACGCCTGCGACATCACCTACGGCACCAACAACGAGTTTGGCTTCGACTATCTGCGCGACAACATGAAGTTCAACCTGAACGACTGCGTGCAGCGCCGGCACAACTTCGCCATCGTCGACGAAGTGGACTCGATCCTGATCGACGAGGCGCGCACGCCGCTGATCATCAGCGGACTCTCCGACGTAACGCAGCCCGTATTTTACAATGAGCTGAAGCCACTGGTGGAGCGTCTGGTCAATAAACAAATTGCGTTGGTGAGCGGGTGGCTCGAGGAAGCGAAGAAGCTGTTCGAGGGCGACGAGGACGATCAGGAGTTGGCTGCGCAGAAGATTGTGCAGATCAAGCGCGGCGTGCCGAAGTTCAAGCCGATGATGGAGCTGCTCGAAAACAACGAGACGAAGCAAATTGTCGGGCGTCTCGAGAAGCGCGTGGGCGGCGACTTCGAGCGCGAGCTGCTGGAGCCTCTCTACTTTACGGTGAACGAGAAAAATCACATTGTCGATCTGCATAATTCGGGCCGTGCCGTGCTGGCCGCGGCGTTGAACGACGATCTGTCGCGCTCCGAGATGGCCTTCCAAGCGCAGCAGATCGAGCAGCGCAGCAACCTCAGCGACGAGCAGAAGGCGCGAATGCTGCGCGAGATGCAGGAGACTTTCGACACCTTCCAGATTCTGGACATCGACGATCAGATCAAGAAAATTGAAGCGCGCACCGACATTGATGACGCCGAGAAGGCGGATCTGGTGCAGCGCGTGCCGAAGCTTGCCGAGCAGCGCTGGATCAAGAACGAGTCGATTCGGCAACTGCTGAAGGCCTACGTGCTCTATGAGAAGGACGACGAGTACGTGGTGCTGGACAACGCCGTGGTCATCGTGGATGAGTTCACCGGACGACTGATGCCGGGCCGCCGCTGGTCGGATGGCTTGCACGAGGCGGTGGAGGCCAAGGAAGGCGCGAAGATCGAACGGCAGACGCAGACGCTGGCCACCATCACCTTCCAGAATTATTTTCGCATGTACAACAAGCTTTCCGGCATGACCGGCACGGCGGAGACGGAAGCGGCGGAGTTCGAGAAAATTTATAATTTGGAAGTCGTGGTCATCCCCACCAACCGCGAGTTGCGGCGCGTGGAAAATCCAGACATGGTGTATCGCACGGAGCGCGAGAAGTACAACGCGGTGGTCGAGGAGATACGCGAGTTGCAGGAGAAGGGCCAGCCCGTCTTGGTGGGAACGACATCGGTGGAGAAATCCGAGCGGCTGAGCGAGATGCTGAAGAAGGAAGGAATCAGGCACTCGGTGTTGAACGCCAAGCAACACGCCCGCGAGGCGGAGATTGTGGCGCAGGCTGGGCGCAAGGGCGCGGCGACGATTTCCACCAACATGGCCGGTCGCGGCACGGATATTTTACTGGGTGGCAACGCGGAGTTCATGGCGCGCGACTGGCTGCGCAAGCAGAACATCCCGCCGGAGACGGCCACGCCTGAGCAGATGCAGGAGGCCGTGGCGCGCTTTACGCCCGAGGTCAAGCAGGAGCACGACGACGTGGTGGCGATGGGTGGACTGCACATCATCGGCACGGAGCGGCATGAGTCGCGGCGCGTCGATAATCAGCTGCGCGGACGCGCCGGACGCCAGGGCGATCCCGGCAGTTCGCGCTTTTATTTGTCGCTCGAAGACAATCTGATGCGCATCTTTGCCAGCGAAAATATCAGCAACATCATGAAGCGGCTGGGCATGGATGAGGGCGTGCCGATTGAGTCCGGGCTGATCAGCCGGCGCATCGAGGCCGCGCAGAAGGCCGTCGAGGGACAGAACTTCGAGGCGCGCAAGCATCTGCTGGAATACGATGACGTGATGAACAAGCAGCGCGAGGCCATCTACGGCCAGCGCGCGCAGTTGCTCGATAAGGAAGACCACCGCGAGTATGTGATGGATCTCACGGAAGACGTGCTCTCCGATCTTGTGGATGACCATTGCCCGAAGGACGCGCATCTCGATCAGTGGAACATGGATGGGCTGCGCAACGTGATCTTCGGCCAGTTCGGCCTGGACCTGAAACATGAGCCGGCGGACATGGATCACGGAGTGGAGGCGTTGAAGGATTCGATTTACGCCAAGCTGGTTAAGAAGTATGAGGAGAAAGAGGCTGCGCTGACTCCGCAGGTGATGCGGCACGCCGAGCGCGTGATCCTGCTGCAGGTGGTGGACGCGCAGTGGAAGACGCATCTGCTGGCCATGGACGATCTGAAGGACGGCATCGGCCTGCGCGGCTACGGCCAGAAGGACCCGCTGGTCGAGTACAAGAAAGAGTCGTTCAAGATGTTCACCGAGTTGCGCGCGCGCATCGACGAAGAGGGTCTGCGCTTCCTCTACCTGCTGCAGCCGGTGGAGGAAGAGCAGCAGGTGAAGGATATCGAGCGCAAGCAGCAGCGCTCGCAGGCTGATTTAATTCTGCAAGGCGCCGAGGACGGCGCGGCCGAGCCGCCGTCGAAGACCGTGCAACGCAGCGGCGACAAAGTGGGCCGCAACGACCCCTGCCCCTGCGGCAGCGGCAAAAAATACAAAAAGTGCCACGGCGCGGCGGCGTAG
- a CDS encoding transglutaminase family protein, whose amino-acid sequence MRLMNTKTSLLPRDCVDSDHPAIRARAASLTSGLASGARDHRSHQREKATRIFNFVRDEIAYNFAPAVRTRADFRASHTLALGNGFCMQKAALYAALCRAIGIPARVGFQDIIDYKITGKFYEMMGGNELDFHGMNAVYLGGHWLKADCTLDRALCERKNYRLIEFDGRHDATLPPTDRAGAPHFTIKKQHLFYNDTPQFASRTMLKWTQHLPYQQWTNLVHRKHGSM is encoded by the coding sequence ATGAGGCTGATGAATACAAAAACCAGCCTTCTCCCGCGCGACTGCGTGGACTCGGACCACCCCGCGATCCGCGCCCGCGCGGCTTCGCTCACCTCGGGGCTTGCTTCCGGCGCGCGCGATCATCGCTCCCACCAGCGCGAGAAGGCCACGCGCATCTTCAACTTCGTGCGCGACGAGATCGCCTACAACTTCGCGCCCGCCGTGCGCACGCGCGCCGACTTTCGCGCCTCGCACACGCTCGCGCTGGGCAATGGTTTTTGTATGCAGAAAGCCGCGCTCTACGCCGCGCTGTGCCGCGCCATCGGCATCCCCGCGCGCGTCGGTTTTCAGGACATCATCGACTACAAGATCACCGGGAAGTTTTACGAGATGATGGGCGGCAACGAACTGGACTTCCACGGCATGAACGCCGTCTACCTCGGCGGCCACTGGCTGAAGGCCGACTGCACGCTGGACCGCGCGCTGTGCGAACGCAAGAACTATCGCCTGATCGAGTTCGACGGCCGCCACGACGCGACGCTCCCGCCGACCGACCGCGCCGGCGCGCCGCACTTCACCATCAAGAAGCAACACCTCTTCTACAACGACACCCCACAGTTCGCCAGCAGGACCATGCTCAAGTGGACGCAACACCTCCCCTACCAGCAATGGACCAACCTGGTCCA